Proteins co-encoded in one Aspergillus luchuensis IFO 4308 DNA, chromosome 6, nearly complete sequence genomic window:
- a CDS encoding uncharacterized protein (COG:S;~EggNog:ENOG410PQ5U;~InterPro:IPR001834,IPR001433,IPR017938,IPR001709, IPR039261;~PFAM:PF00175;~go_function: GO:0016491 - oxidoreductase activity [Evidence IEA];~go_process: GO:0055114 - oxidation-reduction process [Evidence IEA]) — protein sequence MVKKYPDGKASGYLHSLRPGDSLTFATSLKGYQWKQNELSHAYLLAGGAGITPIYQLIKGILKDPQDRTKLTLIFGVNSEEDLLLKEELDRYATEFPDRFNYIYTVSRPKEENSPYRTGYIDEEFLRSTFKESTQNTKVFICGPPAMEDSLVGTRRSPEGILSRLGFSKDQVHKVWSYLTCESLVYRYASDLKSQTTVPETAKMSGQAKSLYPEPNVLTSSLKVGAVTGSAGLIYGGISGVIRSPHPVIHSISCGIHWFACGASFWWLRSNILKLHYEDKATPKQRAYVSALSGGVAGGAVTRLMGGRLVPGLVVFSLLGYVGQSSYNAIDTWQMENANTTSKPFLQRMADSKWIPLKSLSDDDYRGILNEKVLSIEAEIALIDDKIGELEKLKTSGLESGNSDPAAK from the exons ATGGTCAAGAAATACCCGGATGGGAAGGCCAGTGGTTACTTGCACTCCCTGAGGCCTGGAGACTCACTCACATTTGCGACTTCACTCAAAGGCTATCAATGGAAGCAGAATGAGTTATCACATGCCTACCTCTTGGCTGGCGGGGCGGGAATCACGCCTATCTATCAGCTTATCAAAGGCATACTGAAAGATCCTCAGGATAGAACGAAACTGACTCTGATCTTCGGAGTCAATTCCGAGGAAGATCTACTATTGAAGGAGGAACTTGATCGTTATGCCACCGAGTTTCCTGACCGCTTTAACTACATATACACTGTTAGCCGTCCAAAAGAGGAGAACTCCCCTTACAGAACAGGGTACATCGACGAGGAGTTTCTAAGGAGCACATTCAAGGAGTCGACGCAGAATACAAAGGTCTTCATTTGCGGTCCTCCGGCGATGGAAGATTCTCTGGTTGGAACAAGAAGATCGCCTGAAGGAATCTTGAGCCGATTGGGCTTCTCCAAGGATCAGGTTCATAAAGTCTGGAGCTATCTTACTTGCGAGAGCCTTGTATATA GATATGCCTCTGACCTGAAGTCGCAGACTACAGTGCCAGAAACCGCAAAGATGAGCGGACAGGCCAAATCGCTATATCCGGAGCCTAATGTATTGACCTCCTCTCTGAAGGTGGGAGCCGTGACTG GATCTGCTGGTCTCATATACGGGGGAATATCAGGAGTTATCCGGTCTCCTCACCCCGTCATTCATTCTATCTCTTGCGGAATCCACTGGTTTGCATGTGGAGCCTCCTTTTGGT GGTTGAGAAGCAACATTCTGAAGCTTCACTATGAAGACAAGGCGACCCCTAAGCAACGGGCTTATGTCAGCGCCCTCTCTGGAGGAGTTGCCGGAGGGGCTGTTACGAGGCTAATGG GCGGGCGACTTGTCCCTGGGCTAGTTGTTTTCTCGCTACTAGGCTATGTCGGGCAAAGCTCTTATAATGCGATCGACACCTGGCAAATGGAGAACGCGAATACGACGTCTAAGCCGTTCCTGCAGCGGATGGCCGACTCCAAATGGATCCCGCTCAAGTCACTCTCAGATGACGATTACAGGGGTATTCTGAACGAGAAAGTGTTGAGTATCGAGGCTGAGATCGCACTTATTGACGACAAGATCGGGGAGCTGGAAAAGCTCAAGACTAGTGGTCTCGAATCGGGAAATTCGGATCCTGCAGCTAAGTAG